TGATTCATGAGTTAGAATAAGCTTTGACAAGGAACTGAGTTACTTGTAGCCGTCCACAATACTTCTTTAGTCACACGAGCCAAAAAagtgtcaattttttttgtcacataTTTTCAATTTCCCTGAAAGAAATGATCGACGCAAAGGAAAAACATTGGGGTTCTCTTGCGTCTAAGCAAAGGCAGATAAAACTTTACCGAATGCTTAAATAATTTCTGTTTTCTAGGTCACTACAAAAGCTTGCTATTCTTCTCAAAGGTGCATGATGTAATGGCTAGTCATAAGTGGCATAGACACCCTCAGTGGCCAACCGGAGGGGGGATATGtgatcacttggtttgatttATGCATCTCTTTCATGTTAGTGATGTGTGATACCCTAGCTTTAGCATCTGTATTTTTCCATGGTGTCAGATAGTGATTGGCAAATGCCATTACTGTACAGAGTTCTCTTCAGGATTAcgctgaatgtttccttggaaaatTGCGCATAAATTACATTGCGTGCTATAAAGATTCCGTCTTCTTGAGGAATATTTGTTAGAAGGTTTGTTACTTCTTTGTAGACCAGAAAGGCTGctgcagatatccttgtgttTTCTTAAAATACATGCCTTTAAATCGTTGTGTTCTATGTTTCTGCTTGGTGAAAGGAGTCTGTCTTGTTTGATAGAGGAATTTACTGTTCTCCAAGCCACCACTGCGTTGTAGCATTTTCTCCCGAGGTGCATCTGTGTGAAGGGTTGATTGTGCCGTAATATCCAAAGTTATCTTCTCCACCTCCTGACTTAACGGAGTCGTTACTAGCACTCTTAAACTGACAAGATTCAAGGCTTGAATCGGTGTGAAGGTGCACATTGATTCCTTGAGCCATCAGGACCGTGCAGTCATAACAGTCATAGcctctgatattgatatattctAATGTTACACATGGCCGACCATTCAGCAGCAGGATGTTGCGTTCGGTCGTCTTGCCTCTTAAGTAATCCTTAGTCAGCAGTCCATCAGTGAAGTTGCAAGTTGCTCTGAAGTGCGTGGAATGGCTCAGCGTTGAATTCATTATCGGCAGTGACAGGCGAAACTTGTTCCACTTGAAAGAGTTCTGGTTCACTGTGTAATCTTTGTCGAATGGCTGAGCCTTGAAATGGATGTTGTTGGCTAAGCTGAAGGACTCGAGTagagtccaaacgaatccaGTTTCAGAAGTAACATCACAGAAGGTTTCGTAGAAAGACTTTTTTCCGGGATCATACAAGGTGTATACAGTAGAATTTCTCGGCTTCTTTGCTTCGAGTTGCAGCTGCTTGCAGGATGTTGGACTTTTCTTTTCACACAACTttccaaaaaatcctttggcgcatgtgcagttgaacttttgtttggcgTGGTGGCACAGCTCGGTGCATGTTCCTCCATTAGAACAGGGACTGTCTTCACAGCACCTGTTACTGCATGGTTGATTTGCACATGCGCTGTGTGTCTTAAAGAAAAGAAGGGACAATTTTCAGAAATGAAACTTTCGTTCATATAATTCTGAATTTAAGCACAAGCGACAAGATTGTAAACAATGCACTCTCTACACGACCTAATGCGCGACAGGATGTGAAGTCTTATTGTGTTTAGTCATGCACTTCTCCTCCCTTCCTTTGCCTATACCACTCTTTTGTTATTTTCTGATTCAATTTTATTGTAAGTTATAGCTGTTTACTCTATGCGAAGAAATGATGATTGTGTTGTAGTGTATGAAAAACTTACACTCCGTTTGACAATGTTGTTGTTACTACAGCGTCGCTGAAATTGAAACAACAGCGGGAATGACGCAAGATGAGTCAGTGTTCTCGACGCCTGTGAGCGGCTTGTTCAAAGTTGAAAGCCCTTCTTTGTAACTTAAATTACCATCATATTGATAGTATCGTAGTATCTTACCGTTTTCTCATACTCTCTGTTCATTTCATAATACTCGtaacctttttcttcttttaagtcATCGGGGGCCGCAAACCTGTCTTCATCAAGCAACTCACAGCTGTGCTTGCccttcatttggtaggcttgacatctgcatttCTCAACAAAGCAGAGCAGATGACAGTCATACGGTTTGTTCACAGTaaagttcttgaagctgtgtcccacCAATGCACGGTTTGTCAATCGTGTATCGGTGTCTCGCCCGTTTGTCTCTTCGCATCTCGCCTGACAGTTTGCTAGCGTTGTCTTTGAATTGTGCAGAATGTACACGACTAGGAATTGAATAAGTCGCATTGCGATTAGTTCTGTTCCTGTTGTAGAAAGTATGCCAATGGTCCTCTTATGCTGTAACATGAACTCCAGGTTGAGACGAGTTCTGCCCCAGATGATGGGCAAAGTGCTGCTTTTCTGTCGTAGTATGCAGTCTTAACTTAAGATCGCTCTGGCAACGGTTATGCAcgttatttcattttttctggtTCACCTGTtgtgtaattatttattttagggaagaaaaacaaagaagctttaTAAATGTCGGTTGTTTTAATGTAGAAATGATAGAGATGATTTATTTAAAAAGGAAAgtgtttaagatgatttcctttcaacattcgagcaataatgattaagttaccaaaaaaatttcttagcatggtagtattttgaaaaaaggtaagaagatcctatcgagatttaagctctcaagctgaccccacgagagaaaattgaacttgaagttatccatactTCAGTTAAAAGGAACGTTTCGCGTTAGCTGAAAGCACAATAACACtagcttttagcattcttacgaagtttgacattaaattttctctatattgcttggggatttcatcacggggtcacttagagaactgaattacaattagacgTTTTAAATAGTATTCAAGAAGtaaccgtgctgtgagtagatttttagtaaataatttttgcagttattgctcgaacttttaacggaatccgtcttaaatttgataaaagtcaaattcaGTAGCAACATACCGGCTCTGATTGAAGTCATCAAAAGGCTTTTGAATATCTTTAATACTTTTCATTACGGTATAGCTTTCAGACATTAATATTCCCTTATTATAccttataaatatttaacagaTCTCTTAGATTTGAATGttgtagcattttttttttgtttccattgttTAGGTAGCAAGTAGCAAAAGCGTGGTGGAAAAGTCGTTTCTatcgtttttgtcttttttgttttcaatatgaAATGTTTAAAGAAGTCATTATAAAAAGGAAAGTTAAAGCCAAAAAAAGTCGTATTCATTGTAGAAAGCTTAGGTAACAGCAGGGTTCCACTTGGCATTAATTAACGTTGGTTTTCTAAAATTTCTAATTATCTTAAAGAAGAGAAACAAACTTTATAAATGTCGGTTGTTTTAATTTAGAAATGATAAAGAGggcattttctttaaaaaggaaattgtataaatttgataaaagtcaaattcaGTAGCAACATACGGGCTCTGATTGAAGTTATCAAAAGACCTTTGAATATCTTTAAATACTTTTCATTACGGTATATTTTTCACACATTGATATTCCCTTTTACAccttataaatatttaacaggTGTCTTTGATTTGAATGTTGTAGCATTTTTTATGTTTACTCATAAACCATATGCTCATGTTAATAAGATCTTTTGGAATCATAGAATTTTTGTCACGAAAATGCTTCCCAATTTATGACGAAGAGTTTGTATGCTTGTCAACACTTTGGTGCATATAGCGGCGTGTGAACccgaggaggggggggggggggcactccCTGTAATGGCCTATAAGGGGTACCTTTTTCACGCTTCATGCATATGAAAGGTGGGGATATCACTTGTCGAAGTAAATGGTATTGgcaatgcatttatatagcgcattttctatgtggatatattcaaatgccctttacaacactttgtgggggactttggcagactgctttatggcgcagttcacaatcttgttaatgtaacaagtagaattcacaggtgcccccagaagagaatgagtgatgccagaccacaacacttgAAACTTCATggcctactctttacgaatagtgtgtggctTCTTTAACGTCCCTGAGgttatttaagggttgtgagacgggacctccggcttatagtcctagttaaccatttgctgatgtgaTTACAAAACACTTTATACTCAGTATTTTAaaaccctgagtgttggtccggccggagtcgaactcacgacctccagcgtcacagcccaatgctcaaaacctgagccaccggtgcgcggttttAAACGAAAATGGAAAGGGTAGGCAAATCTGTCATTTAGGTATTTTAAagggcattttattaaaatatttcgAACATACATACCTTATGGCCGTATTGTATTGAAAATGACAGGAAAACTTCCTGTTTGGAGGGTGTACGAAAGGGGTACCTTTGCTGCCAAAAATGGTATATAAAGGGTAAGTGGTCGGACCTCAGGGCGCAGCATAATTAGCactttttcctacttataaCTTCAACTTCCAAACGCTTTGTACATTAATTGAACATGAccgaagtttctgtcgaaacatgtgttataaacttaaaagttttgCCTGATAATATCAAGATCCAATGTACTTTGTGTAAGTTTGAATTTACTGGTACGTTCTTCATGCAAGGTGGAGAAAATGAGCCTTCTGAGCATCACAAATTTAGGAGGAGGCGAAAGTTCGCTTCGCTTGCTTCCTCtgttttttagatttttttctCACGCGAGAGTTAAACAAATTGAAGAATCGAGACACAGAAGTTTGCTATTTTAAGTGTTTCTTTTCATAGGAACGAAAAAAATGGTCCATTTAAGGGACATTTGCATTTCTAATTAATGCACATTGTATTTTCGTTTTTATGTCACCTATTTCCCTGATGAACCGATTCCAAGATGGCGAACGGTAAAACGTGGCTTCGTTTTCAAATACTACTACGGTATTGAGGATTTTAACCCTTTCAAATTATCTACCTAGCATTTGTTAAGTGTGCATCTTCAAGTTGGACACGTTTGGAGAGGACCTCGCCAACACGGAAATGCCTATTTGTCAGTTTGAAGTGGAACATTTGTGGTCTTCGTTAGAGGTATGTATTTAAATGTCTTTCTAAATTGCCGGTTCTTCTCTCGTTACTCTACTTGCCAATTTGCAAGGTCTCTCCATATTCCAATTTGAATGCTATGTAGTGTTAAGCTTGCTGGCGATCTGTTGGACTGGAAAAATTGAAAGATGAACTCCAAACAGAAATTTATTTATGTTAATATATATTTTAATCATTATAATAGTGGTAGTTATGAAAGTCATATTGATAAATTGGGTAGTTAAGGACAAGGTGGGAATTAAGGATCGTTTTATGGCTTAAATTAAGTTTGCAGTAAAAGGGAAAATAATGTGATGTTGTTCTTTGAAGATCTTTTGTTGGGTGAATGAATATTGAGGGCTCAAGAtctttccaaaataattttgttcaaTATTGTTTTAGATTATCTGTGTTGGTCCCAGACTTTTTGATACAACTTGGAATTGATCTGGTTTATATTGCAGCCAAAACaacagaaataattttctcAGTTGTGATTATCCAGGTTGGTACTTTAACTTTTTAGTTTCTTAAAACTAAATTTCTTTGTTGAAATAACAAAgccttttttagttttcttacGTCCCACGATCCTACGACACTGAACAATCGAACAAACTAAATCATCATAGTAATTGGGCACTTTTCCTCTATAAGCCTCTTATTTCGGTTATCGGACACGTTAGAGTCACCATTATATGCGTTCTATAATGCTATGATATTCAGCGACTTCCTCACAGGCAGAAGTAGATCTGATCAGatgagattttttttcctttgctttatgCGCTAAAATTCTTTCTCATGTGACAGGAGTAAGTGGACACTAAACaagcttcaaaaaaaaaaaggaaagagggGGAAagagaggaaataaaaattgcaagggatagaaaaacaaagaagaggaCAAATGATTAAATGAACTGGATCAGGACCAAAGGTAATTTAATAATTACTTTAGTTTGTAGATTGTAAGATCAGCTGTCCAGTTGTCACAAAATTATCCAGTTTGAGAAATTTATtgacaaacaaggaaaaatatgaACAAAGGATTTCGTTCACACACTCTGATTCCTTCATTCAAAAGCAAGAGCGACCTTACACAAGATAATGAATATCACCACATGAAAAATGTTCTCAGTAGATTTCATTTGAAATCTTGCAATTGACCATTTAGTTTATCATtctgataaaactaaattttttatatttcaTCCTTCTTGAGAAGAAGATCAATTCTAGTGTTCACACTATTTATAATAGTACCAAACAAAGAGTAGAACATGATGACCCCAAGACACTTAAAAGTGTCTTGGGGTCATCATCGATCAAAATCTGTTATGGTAACCTCACAAAAAGGTAGTCTTGTCTAAAATCACTAAATCTATTGGCATCATCATAAAATTATCCAATACTCTATGCACCAATgagtttttaaattatttttcgaaacaaattttgcaacatttaaggaaaaaaactttCCTTTACTGTCTCCAGTCCTCAAGCGTTTCCTTGGGTGTGAAGCTAGATAGATATTGAGCTCATTGGTCTCTCCTAACTTGTGAAATAATCGTATGCAATATGCAATATTTTAGGAGCGAAACATCTTCCTGAACTGAGCACAATTCTCATAAGCGTGTCCATGGACCGTGCACGTGGGTATTGAGCTCATTGACCCATCCTAACTTGCAAAATAATCCTCACAATTCTGTTATCAATGGTTCTTTTTAactctttaatttttcaaaacaaaattgtcaAATGAAAATATAAGGAAGGGAAACCCTTCGTAACTGTCTGCAGTTCTCAAACGTTCCCTTGGTTGCGCCGTTGTGGATTTTGCTCTTTGACGCCTCCTAATTTATCCAACTGCATTTCCTTGATTACGCAGTTGCATAATGAACTCATGATCAATGACACCCCTTAGCTTGTGAAGTAATCGTTAGTTCGATCCTGTCATTAacgcatttttaaattttttcttaaagaaaaaaattgcaatattttaGGAAGGAAacatcctcctgaaatgttgcAGATCTCTAGCGTTTCCATGGACTGTGCACTTGGATATTAAGCTCAATAACCCCTCCTTACTTGTTAAATAATCGTCAGTTCGATGCTGTTATCAAtgcgttttttaactttttaatttttcaaaacaaaatttcaaaatttgaggAGGCAAAAACCCCCATTAATTGTCTACAGTTCTCAAGTGGTTTCTTGCACTGCACACTtggataatagtaataataatagttagttCGATGGTGTCAATAGTGCGTTTTTTAGTTCCTTTCAAAACAAGAACTGATTGCAAAGTTATGGAGGAAAAACCCTCGTTAACTGTCTGAGTTTTTAAGCCTCGTTTCCTTGGTTGTAAAACTGGATATTGAGCTCTTTGACTCCTCCCAACTTGAGAAATAATTGTTAGTTGGTTTGACACTGTCATGAATGTTTTCTTGCACTTTTTTTAAGGCAAAATTTGCAATACTTAGGAATGAAACACTCCCTTGAAATGTGTGCAGTTCTTAAGCGTTTTTTGACTGCGCACTTGGATATTCAAGTTCCCCTCGTAACTTGTTCAATAATCGTCAGTTTAATGCTGTTATCAATGCGTTTTTTAATTCCCTTTGtaaaacaaaatttggaaaatttaaagaaagaaaaaactttcCTTAATTGACTGTAGTTCTCAAGCGTTTACATGGTTGCGCTTTTGGATATTAAACTCCTGAAATAATCATGACTTAGTTCCTGTCATTGataagtttttttattttttttcaccacGAAAATTCCTAAATTTAAGGAAGAGGCACAATCTTGAATTGTATGCAGTTGTCAAGCGTTTCCTTGAACTGCGCAGTTGAACCTCCCAACTTGGAGACTCCCATCTTGTGAAATAATCGTTAGTTAATTGCTGTTATCAAGGCGATTTTTAATTCTTTATCAAAACAAAGCCGTTTTTGCAAAATTTAAGGAAGGAAAACCCTCTTTAATTGTCTGCAGGTTTCAAGGATTTCTTTGGTTGCGCAGCCGCATATTGAGCTCATTGATTCCTTGAACTTGTGAAATAATCTTTAGTTCGATCCTGTCATTAATGcgtttttaatttcttcttaaaaagacaaaaattgtgACATTTTAGGAAGGACACTGAATTGAGTGCAGTTCTCAAGTGAGAAAACAACCTCAAGCGTTTCCATGGAATGCGTAGTTGGATAGTGGGCTCTATGACGCCTCCTAAGTTGTGAAATAATAGTTAGTTTGATGCAGTAATTCTCGTGTCTTTTAAttcttgggaaaacaaaatttgcaagATTTAAAGAGGAAAACAACCTTCTTCATTGTTTGCAATTCTCAATCGTTTCCAAGGTTACGCAGTTGGATAATTAGTTCTATCGCCCCACTTAACTTGTGAAATAATCGTTACTTTGATGCTGTTATTAATGCGTTTTTTATCCCTTGTCAAACCAAAAATTCCAAAATTCAAGGTGCCAAAGAACCTCTGTATTTGTCTGCATTTCTCATGCGTCTCCACCAACTGCGAAGTTAGATATTAGGCTCCTAAATGGTGAATAATCGTTCGTTCGATAGTGTCGTTAGGTCTTTTCTAATCTTTTCGAAAAACCAATTTGCAAAATTTAAGGTGGGAAACACCCTGCTTAATTCTCTGCAGATCGAAAGCGTTCTTTGGTTACGCAGTTGAGCATTGAGCTCATTGACCCCTCCGTATATTTGTGAAGAAATCCTTAGTCCCATTCAGTTATCAAGGCATCTTTTAATTTGCGAAGTTTTTGGGAGTATATATGCGTAACTCCGTGTCGTCATCGAATAACGGACAACCGAATCGTGAAACGAGTGGTGGAAAGCACACATGGACTTTTTTGCTGGCTATCTCCGAGACACCATCGAATTAGCGTAACCCAACTAGTTATCGGAACATCGTAACATGGACTCAAAGTTAGGCGAGTATATACGAGTAACCATCGAATCAGGACAACTGTGCTAATTATTGGAGGTTGTTGCTTTATCATTTATTACatgctttcaattttttgatGAGATTGCCCTTGACGACCCTGAAAAGTCTCATTTCTTCACTAAATAGCGTCATACCAGAATCAGATAGAATCAGTCCTAGTTATAGTGGTAGTACATTTGGACGTTTTGTGgtagattttctttattttatagtcttgttaatttatttaaaaaagtagatcacaaacaaaatagaacaaaaaaaaccaaacaaacaaacaaaaaacaaaacaaatgcatTCCTCTTGACCATGTAACACGCAGAAAAGCTTTTTATATTTGTCTTTTGCAAAGTCAAATTCCACTTTTCCAAAAGTTggtgttttatttatttgttaagaagttCAGTGCAAAGCAATCAAAATTCAACTGTAATCTGGGCTTGGCAGCAACGGGAGGGGACACATGATCTCCGCAGCTAAGTGGCATCTTGGTTAAAGTCGCGGGCATATTGCACATCTTCTCAAAGAACATGTCGGTCTCTAGAAGTACAGACTCATTATTGTTGAGTTAGATGAATCGATGAACGATTTTGTCACCGTTCTTGGCTGTAACTGACTTGAATCCTTGCGGATACAGTTGTTGACCACAAACTGGAATCTAGAAGTTAACTCATATCTGTTGCAGAGTTCATCCATATCAATGatatctgaataaaattttgtcgAACCAGGGGGAAACCATTTTCGATACCGACTATCTATCCgacaaagaaaggaaattgaaaCCAAATTGATGCATTCCAGAAGTAGTATTTAATAGATGCCAATGATTGGCAGTTGTGTTGGTGACTCGGGAAACTCGTAGTTTGTTACTATGCTCAACTAGAACTTACCGAttactttgtttttctcatGAAATGGCTCAAAAGGTGGTTCGGCTCTCAATTGATAACCTTATAGCTGATCGTTAAAATAACAGATCTACCTTTTTGCAGTTCGACTTCTTTATTTGCATTACGGATGTGATCGCTTGAAATCTTCCCACGCTTAGTTATTAATGGCAACTTGCCATGCAGTTGGCTAAAAGTCACCTTGTGCCCATaagata
This window of the Acropora muricata isolate sample 2 chromosome 14, ASM3666990v1, whole genome shotgun sequence genome carries:
- the LOC136897818 gene encoding uncharacterized protein, coding for MRLIQFLVVYILHNSKTTLANCQARCEETNGRDTDTRLTNRALVGHSFKNFTVNKPYDCHLLCFVEKCRCQAYQMKGKHSCELLDEDRFAAPDDLKEEKGYEYYEMNREYEKTTHSACANQPCSNRCCEDSPCSNGGTCTELCHHAKQKFNCTCAKGFFGKLCEKKSPTSCKQLQLEAKKPRNSTVYTLYDPGKKSFYETFCDVTSETGFVWTLLESFSLANNIHFKAQPFDKDYTVNQNSFKWNKFRLSLPIMNSTLSHSTHFRATCNFTDGLLTKDYLRGKTTERNILLLNGRPCVTLEYINIRGYDCYDCTVLMAQGINVHLHTDSSLESCQFKSASNDSVKSGGGEDNFGYYGTINPSHRCTSGENATTQWWLGEQ